Within the Carassius gibelio isolate Cgi1373 ecotype wild population from Czech Republic chromosome B15, carGib1.2-hapl.c, whole genome shotgun sequence genome, the region TGTGTTTACTGACCAGTGGTCATATATGCTGCCAACAAGGTCTTTCTCACATAAACAAACACTCTCTCAAATGAACAGATGACCTTGACTCACAAAGTTACACAACTCTCACACTTCAACACTAGAGAGAGCCGCTGCGCAAACCTGGTTACAGGTAAGTTAGCTCTGTCAGGGATGTTCAACTAGCCACTTAAGTGTCCTTTATTCACCTGTTAGGCAACGAAGAAATAAGCTATTTTATGTGAAGACTTCCTATTCATTAGGCGCTATAGATAAAGTGTAGTAAATGGTAAAATTTGGCTATTTTGTGCTGCAAACcacagtaataaattaaaatcatatgATGAGAAATACCAGTTTACAATATTAATCTGCATAAATAAATAGAAGTTAATGACACCGAAAGCATTGAACAAAAATGCCTGCATCCTTTCTAACCTACAGTTTTGTTAACTATGTTTGGTTGCTGCTAAAAGCATTATCTGTTTTGGCTGTCATTATTGTCATTTATCATGCATACGTTATATCCAAAGCACAATGTGTAGTTTAGTTTCACCAATGACCAGTAATATTCTGGGTCACTTCTGCCTGGTGATGACCCACATATTTTGCATTAGTAACCTGAACTGATGCCGCCACGGTGCATATTACCTAATACCTCCGTTTTAAAACCTACTGGGTTGTCTTGCTGTTTACTAGCCTAATAACTCCGGTATAGCTAACTTTAAAAAAGAAGCATCCTCACTGAAACTGAACCACAGAAGTGAGTGATTTAGAACACTCAGCAACTTTTTGCTTCACATGAACAGTAACTAAAATAGGACACAATTGATTTATGCTTAGCATATGTTTGACCAGTATTGTTTGGTATTAAATCAAATgcaaattaatttgatttttttcttcaatgagctcatcacagtgcattctgggattgcattCTTCTTGAAGGATGGCAACAAAAGAATCTCATCAGACAAGCTGCTGCCtacatttagtttacatttaagCTGATGCACTCGATATTACAGCTCCCAGTGAAACAGGTCTCACACCTTACGTCTGTCTAAAAGTATGCAGTTAAAACTTTAAAGCTGCGTGTTCAGTTTTCATGTGTGGGTGTGTATTTCTCAGTTTTCTCAGATAGTTTCCTGGTGCTGTTGTAGCTCTACTATACTAACAAGCAGCTCTTGTTTGACTCATTCTCTGGGTGTGTCTGTGTCAGAGACGCTCGAGACAATAGTCTTCTTACGTTTCACTGCGGCTTTGTTTATTTGAAGCTGCAGGGCATAAAGATCTTGAACGCACTGAGCTGAACTAAATCACCAAATTCAGCACCTGCCTGTAACTCAGACATGTGACTTTTTGAGGAAACATGTCCTCTGAAGCATATAGATGAACAGATTTCTTCTGAGAACTATTACTGTGTAAATACACAGCAGAAACCAGAACACAATCTTTGAAAACCACCTGTAAATGCAGAAAGATATGAGGAGGAATAGCAAATATCTTATGATTAAGGATATGTTTTACTGGTTTATTGagttaaatcattgtattgtgctttgatatttacataaaaaacataatatctgaatattaaacatgtatttccttgtttttattttagacagCTTATAGATAGCACAAAAATACCTCAAATTAAATACTTAATGTAATTTTCAATGaatcatataaaacaaaaacattatttttttatttattttttttacaattcttcATCTCAGTCAGCTCTCTTacttgcatatttaaaaaatgccattgaaactatatttaaattctgtcaaaaacatccccaagaaataaaaagaaaaatatttaatgtaggactaaatttgttacattttaaatcattttttttttattttcattacaccTCTGGTTAGAAGTCCATCTTTCCATCTCTCATTTACACctatttagacatttaaaaagcCAAAGTATTCAAAAACATTCCTAAGAATGaaactggaaaaaataaaatgtaggctCAAGTTTGTTATATTTGAACACGGttaaatatttccaaatagtACTTAttatcttttgtaaaaaaaaaaaagaaaaaaaagctttctttAGAAGTCCTTTCCATCTCCTGCATAGATATGAGTAGAAATAACATCTAAACGTAGCCAAAAACATTCccaagaatgaaaaaataaaataaaatgaaatgcatgactaaaaatccttttttttttttttttacttttggttgTCCTGTCCAtttctctctaacacacacatacacaagcctGTGAAATGTCCGGCTGGATTTCAGAGATAAGCCACGGCGCTGCGGGCGGACGGATGTCGGGACGGTTGTATGAATGACTGCTGTCTGGAAGGCTGAATGAACGACTGCTGTCTGGACGGTTGATATGACTGCTCAATGAACGAAGGTGGCCCGGACGGGTGACTGTACACCGAGCGAGGCTGAGGGTGGTAGGCCACGGGTTGTGGCTGATAGGGCACATAAGGTGCGTTCCTGTTGTACATGTACCTCCGATCCGGGCCCTTGTCCAGAGGCCCGTTGCAGCAGGTGAATATGCACCCACCAGCGAATAAGAAGGCGGAAGACACCCAACCAATGTACAACGCTTCCCCTAGTTCCCTACGCTGGGCGTCGATGAGCAAGGGGTTGTAGAAGTCCTGGATGATGGCGTGTCCGGTCCAGGAGACGGGGATGAGGCAGCAGAAGCAGCCCGCTAGGATCATGCAGCCAGCGATGATCAGAACCATCCGCTTGGCGCGGTCGTTCCCTTGAATGCATGCCGTGCACCTCATCCCAGCGATGGAGATTAGTAAACCCAGCCCTGTCAACGCAACAGAGCAGCACATGAGCCCCCGAGCGGCCTGGAGGTCCGGAGACAGAGCCAGCAAAGAGTCATACACCTTACATTGCATCCGAATGTTTGCCTGCCGGAAGCAGTTCATCCACAAGCCCTCGTAGCGGGTCTCCATCACGATGATGTTCTCCCCGATGAAGGCCGTCACCCGCCACATCGGCATCCCGGTGCTGGCCGCCACCCCGATGAGGCCGATCAGGCTCACGCACATTCCCACGATCTCCAGGGCACTGTTCGCCATGATTCCTGGAGCCTGAAGAGTGAGGACTGGTATCGACTGTGAGGTTTTGCATCCCGCTGGAATGGGAGCTGATAGGTGTTCACCTGTTCCCAGCCTCCGCCCTCTCGCTCAGGGGAGGGAGGGAACGCCAGGGCAGGTTGCTATGAAATCAAATCCCCCCGGCGAGTGTTTGTGTCTGGTTTTGTGTCactgggggaggaggaggagcacGTAGCCATGTTGATGTTTGTTCAGCAGGCACCATTTTCTGGCAGGGATCTGGACTGCTGTCAATGTTTAACACCACTGGTGCTGCGGCTCATTAAACTGCTGTATGATATGTCCAGAAGAACATTTGTGAAGTCAGCTGATGCCTTAATATGGTTGTTTTACCTTTAGTTAAAGGTGAAATGTCTGTAATTTCTGTGGAACTGAATGCTGGATGCTGAGTGGTTTCTAGCATGTGGCTCAATggatgctagggtgttctgagggAAAATCAGagagcaaccacatagcaacatgctaagtACCAGTCAGAGCATAAGCAAACCCCATAGTAACAttcaaaaaaaacttttggaaccCCTCTGCAGCCGCATAGCAACCTTTATACCGTCAATCATTTTTGTAGTTCTATTTGATGCGGAGTGCTTTTTAGAATGTTGCTGTGCAGCTGCAAAGGGGTTTAAAATGTACTTAGAATGTTACTTTGAGGTTGTTACAGTGTTGCTATGCAGCTGCAAAGGGGTTCTACTTTTTTGAATGTTGCAATGCAGTTACTAAGAGGTTCTAAGAGGTTTCTAGTGTCTTAACAGCTACATTGTAACTGCTCAAAACACCTTAGCAGCTGCATAGCAAAATCTTAGCAAcctttgtgtatttttgtatttctatttaaCGGCAAGTTTTTTTAGAATGTTGCTATGCAGAACACCCTAACAATTACATAACAACATCATGAAATCCACTCATAACATCTAGAAAATTTTGCACTATTCACCATTTTCTTCAGACAGTTTACAAAATCAAGCTTCTGTGGTCTATTAGATGGCTGACAGTaactaatattttattcattttttatcagAGAGTGCAGATATGAATTTGGATCATAACATTGTTTTGCAGCGTTGACTTTTTCCAGTTACATCTAGGTCACTTTAGCTCTCACAAACACAGTCAGTGCTGGTGAATTTGCATTAGGGGTGTGATGCTTTGAGTTTACGGAGCAACAGAAGACAAACATACACTGGAAAACCACCTCGACTGGTTCGACCAGTGCCGCCAACACTGGGCTaagaataaaacaacaaaatgatgtCATCAATCTACAGTCCAGGAACGAGTACATCCACAGTtcttttcacacatttatttaatacaattaaaatcaaactagtgctttaaaaaatggaaaaacaaagcgGAAAACAAACACAATCATATGACAGAGTTAACATTAAGTCCCACATGTTGGTGTTCTTAATTTGAGCACATATCGCATATCATTTCTGTGCAAATTACAAACAGTCTTTTAGACAAGAAGGAAATGCATTCAAATTaagaatgtaaaattaatattcacataTACAGTCACAATTAATCAAATGAGGCTCCATCAGTCCTGCTTTCTTCTCCCAATGCAGATCGTTCCCAACTCAACTTCCTTTTCGGAGTCTCTATAGAAGATTTTAGTGGTGAAGCACAGCACTCACTGTGTGTCTCAGTATCTTGGAGGGTTATACACAGTTGGGACAGGAGAATAGGCCGGTTGATAGTTGTACCCGGGCTGGTATCCGTACGCAGGCTGGTATCCATATCCAGGTCTGTAGGAGTAGTTATACGGAGCCGATCCGGCCCGATACATAACAGACGCCATGTCCATCTTATCCTGGGTTCGTGGTGCGTGTCGACAGAGCAGAATCACCCCAGCACTGAAAAGCAAAGCTGAAGTGACCCATCCGATGTACAAAGCCTCTCCAAGCTCTCTCCGTTGGGCGTCGATCAACAACGGGTTGTAGAAGTCCTGGATGATCACATGAGCCGTCCACGACACGGGAATGATGGTGGTCAAGCAGCCAGCCAAAAACAAACACCCTCCGCTCACCAAAACAATGTGCTTGGTTTTGGGACGGGAGTCTACCAGACGGGTGCAGCGCATGCCTACGGCCGACACGATGCAGGCGAAGGTGCTCAAAGCGACGGAGGCGCACATGAGACCCCTGGCAGCCTGGAGGTCTGCCGGGAGGAACAGCAGAGAATCATAGACTTTGCATTGCATTCTGATGTTGGCTTGCCGGTAGCAGTTCATCCACAGTCCCTCCCAGCGCGTCTCCATCACGATGATGTTCTCCTGGATGAACGCCGTGACCTTCCACATCGGGAGGCCTGTGACGGAGGCGACCCCGATCAATCCGACGAAGCCGATGACCAGAGCAACCACCTCGCAGCACATGGATTCCCGTCTCTTTCTCTTCTCGTGCTTCACCTGCTCATCGTACATCTCTTTCGCCGACTTCTCATCTGGGTATCCCGTGTACACAGTGTCCCCGTAGGCTTTATCCGCGTAGGCTTTATCCGCGTAGGATTTGGCCAAGTAAGACCCGGCGTAAGACATGATGGTCAAGTGCCAGGACAAAACAAGGAAGGATCAGACACTGATGTAACGCTGCTCTCCTTCACTGCGGTGTGTTTCTCAACTGAGCCCGGAAGATCCAGATGACAAGTATTTACAGACAAGAAAAATGTTAATGATGCTATGTGAACAGACTGGTTCATCTGCTCCTGGAGAATCTGATAAACAGCTCGAAGGAAACTGGTGACACTTGAAATGCTTAAACGAACCTGCCCACGGCTTTACAAATTCTACCATTAGGGGGCTTCTAAAGAAGAGTGCTTTTCTTCAGAACAAAATGCAAGCACAGAATAGCTTGTGGgaatttttaattataatgtaattaaagACAGATTTTAAGGTAAGGTTGTTTTCgagaccaaaaaaagaaaaaaaaagaattttttttataagaatttaaaaatatatattttttaaaatatatatgactttatgaaattacataacaTGCTCATgtacatgtaataataatataaataataataataataataattatacaaaattaccattaaataaatacttaataatttacCAATCAAACTAAAATGTATCAAACACtgcaaaagaaaatacaaatattttataacatacatttgcataattttaTTGCTCAAGTTATATAAAtagactactactactactactatttaatataaaataataataattattaattataactatattataattattgtggatgcttttatgaactatacacacacataaaatactgTATGTTGAATGAATACAGCTAAGGAGACTCTAATTGAGTTCTGAGTAACGTTTCATTTAAGTTTCAGCTTCGTCTCATGTTTTTTCCTAATATTCCcggggaaaaacaaacaaatcaaaccaTCTCTGACCAAAGCTCTGACCATCTAATGGTTCATCTCTTGGAAGAATCTAACGGAAATGTTTGTGTTCATATAAAAATCTCTGATACTGATTGCATGCTTCAATATCTTGGCAAATCCAAGCAAAGTTTGAGGTATCTTCTAAAACTCTGAGAGATCTTAAAAGAAATCTGAGAAGCAGAAGACGAAAGCAAAAGTCTATTTGTTTTCCACTGGGTTTCACTGCTATCTAATAGAAACAATCAAGATGTTAAGCATacatcaaatttatttttatggtcAAAAGAAACTCCTTGTTCCTGGACTTGAGTTCCACATGAAGTCCCTGATCTGCTGCTTTATGTCAGCGAGAGGTCAGGTGAGATACTGAACTAGAACCTGACCAatgatggaggtggaacctgaGAGGCTTTaatgtcaacacacacacacacacacacacacacacagtaggtaTCTCCTCCATCTAACAGTAGTCCATCGTCAGTGTGGTTTACATTTAGTTTCACTTACAGTAAATGGCTTTGAGTGTGTCAGATGCAAATcagcagacacagacagacatgtcatgttttcttctcctgtgtgcTTCAGTCGCTGGAGTGAATATAACTGATGcaactgcatttaaaataaaaggtaGATACAGTAAAAAGTTATAGGAATACATAATAGACTATTTGATAATTAACgggaaaaatacttttttatatataatttataacttttatggcacaaataatgcatttttgtagaTTACCCCGACAGCTTTTTTACTCTCATTCACAATTTCATAATTCAGACATGTATAGAAATAGCTGGGTAAATCATATTTACAGACGTACTGACAGATGATAATTTTCCTACAAACACAGAGCTACAATAAATCAATCCCCATAATATTTAACAGtcctacatttatttataaataaaaggaATACAACTTTTTTTGCAAATGATGCAGACATTTTAAAGATTACAGTGAGATCCTTATTAGTCTCATTCTTCATTTTCTAAtcttgaatataaaataaaaaaagcagtaaGTAAATCATATGTTTGTGGTAAATTTCAGTTTTAGCTTACAAGAACAGAACTACAACACAAAATGTTTGCAAATATAATCTACAATCATATCATCAGACACTAATGTAGTTACGGAGGAACATTTGCTCTAATTATCCAGGATTCACTACATTGATTCATATGGCCAAGAAACATAAATTGAGTTCAAAATTTGCtaagaaataaaactaaaaagaaacgtGAGTGAGTTCTGTCTGTCAGACGTACTGACTCTGCCGGTACGTGTCTGAAGAGGGTGTCCGTCCCATCATTCTCATCCCAGCCTTGTCCTCTTCCACTGTGAAGTATGGTTTCTTCTCCTCCTCGTCTTTTCTGTGACGGGGGCCGTAACGACACAGCAGTATCACCCCCGCGATCAGGAGGAGCAAGAACGTGGCGAAGCCCACATACAGCGCCTGTCCGATCTCCCGCTTCTGCGCCTCCAACACCAACGGGTTGTAAAAGTCTCTGACGATGGTGTTTGTGGACCAGCTGACCGGAAGAAGAGTGGCGAGGCTGGAGACCACGAACAGACACCCACCCACCAGCAGGATCACGTTCTTGCCCCTGGAGTCATCATGGCAGCAGTCCGTGCCTCTCATCCCGCAGACGGACACCAGGACGGCCAGGACGGCGAGAGTGATGGAGGCGCACATGAGCCCGCGGGCCGCCTGGATGTCCGCCGGCAGGATGAGCAGAGAGTCATAGACTTTGCATTGCATGTTGATGTCCGCCTGGCGTATACAGGCCATCCATAACCCCTCCCACAGGGTCTCCATCACGATGAGGTTGGACCCGATGTACGCCGTCACCTTCCACATGGGCATGGCGGTCACCGCGATGGTCCCCACCAGACCGATGGTGCCCAGAACCAGAGCCAGGATCTCCAGCTTAGCCCTCATGACGGCAGAAGTGAGGTGAACGTGGCGGGTTTGATTAGATGTAGACGGGTTATCTGACAGGATCAGATAGGAGGGGTTTGGGCCGTCAGTGCTATGCGGTAACACTGGTTTCTGGCGACTGATGACAAatggacttttttgagttttgttTTAAAGTAAGTGCATAAATTCAAGCGTCTGGTGATGAAGCAGTGACTGATCTCGCTGGTTAAACACATAACCGACTGCAAGCCAGACACCTGGTACATACCATACACAATGGTATGactataaaataatgcaaaattaaatataaataaaataatttgaaataaaatagaactatttacgagatttaaaataaagaattttaattaaatataaaataataataaaaataaaagttaaataatttacaaaataaataaaataatataaagaaaatgttaaatgattaaaaaataaatacaataattatttaaaataacataaatcatgctttaaaacaagctaaaactaaatattaagatcaatattttaattcattctCTCAAGCATTTTTTCTTGGAAAACTGTTAAAGGTTTCTTTGAAAATGTGGATATATGAGGGAATTGTGATATCTATAGACTTGAGAAAAAGTCATTGGAATTCAAATTAACTGCCTCCATTTACTTCACTAAATCTttatctaatcatgacaaactatatatcgttggaaaggtctaagactcttaaattgatattttaccaatcttttttgttaaaaattatgtaggaaaagtaatagattaatttatggcaagagtgcaccccaaaaacctacatcataacagACGTTTTGACCTTCGTCAGaaaagtcttctttgttgcctttttctccatcacactttagaaatcatcagaaatgatatatcacttgaaaacataaaatctcaaaatgcatCGTTTGAAACccaattttaaattcaaacattgcattaccatcaAAATtatacatcaaaatcatgtaacaaaatgttttcagtcatattATATTACATGAAGGCTCCTTGAATCTTTTAGTAAATATTTGGGGGTCAAAAGGTCAAATAGGTTTAGATCCACAGGGTTAGTTTccaaaaatgattattttcttattatttacttaccctcattcTGGTCTAGATCTTGCTGTCGAAAAGAACCTGTTTTCCACTTAGTGCCCACATCTTGAAAGCTGCCAAATGTgaaaatatacacataaatatattataagacGAGTATGACACATGACTCAGTCATTTTTGAAACTAGAAACAGTGAGATGCTTATTATTCAAGAGAGTAGAACTAAGGCCGACATtcaccagtttttttttctcgaaTTTGTTTCAAAACATCAAATAAGCCATGCATTAAGCagccaaaatgaaaatatgaggAACAAACTTATTTTGTGACACTGCCTTTCATCTGATGCAGTCACTTTTGTGCATATATTGCATAATCCCATTTCagaaacaaaagtgtatttacatTTCAATTCACAGAAATGTTTAACTTTTCATTGTTAAAGAGGGCAAATTAAATATGTGACATTTACAAACAACAGCAATTAATAGCCTACACAATTGGTTTcataactattttatttaatgtaactcTAATAGACAGAATTTGTAATGCTGCTTTATTTTGCCTCCTTGGCCTGGAGGATTCAGATGAAAGCCCTGCTGAGCATCAGATCATGTCGAGTGTGTTTACAGCAGCTCGCAGAGAACAGAAGCGTGCCTCACCTTAGCTAAAATATCACTAATGTTCATGTTAAACACAGCGAGCTATGAGTGGTTAGAGGTTCTTTGTAAAGTCAACAGAAACTTTCAAACCTGTCTGACGGGTCAGACCGCTGAGACCGAGTTTCATCATGTGTCCCAGCCGCAGAGGACAAGAGTGACATTTAACATCACGTGACTTCACCTCACAGCAGATATATCTCTCACTTCTCGACTTTATACATGAGCAGAAAAATACATGCATTTAAGTAgatttattctaaataaataaataaaaacaaaaagatgaTTGTTTACGTTATTTGAAAACACGCTCCTCAGATTTGCATATTTGCGCCATCTAGCGCATCTGTTGAAAACTGCGCCTTAAACATCAAAACTACAGAATCatggttttataaaaaaaaaaaaaaaaaaaaaaaattatatatatatatatatatatatattgtgtgtgtgtggcaaaaataattaatttttgaatataaagtttttattattattatttatttatttttttaaaccatgatCATTTTTTACAGTAGTTTTAGAAACTGTAAATTAGGCTAATATTTAGCCCGAATTGTTGgttcatttagtaaaaaaaaaaaattagcttgaTTAACTTACCTTTGTTCCTTGTTTTCTCAACAGAAGTCCAATAGTTAATCCTGAATAATGAAAAGTATTCATTATTTATCTTCTCAACATCTCTCAAAATTGTAGTAGCCAACAGACAGAAagactgaaaaaacaacaacaaaaaacaaaacaaaaagacactcACTTTTAACATGAAATGTAAGCAACACAGTAATGAACTTAAGGAAACAAAGCGTCTTCTTGAGTGGATTTCCCACATATTCTGCTGTAACAAAAGTATGCATTTTTAATCCACAGTACATTGTCTATATTTCTATTCACTAAGAACAGTAGGcctacaaaaaacattttgtacaaaAGTATGTAACCAACTTCCACCACTGGGAGGCAGATTGATTTtatggttaaaaatacaaatctataattgttataattacattacattattatgcTATAATTAAACACTTGTATAAATATGAAACCTAATATAAGCAATACATTTCCAGCTGTATAACAATTATGAAAAttcatgaaaacattaaaaaagttgcATTCTTAAACATTAAAACCAAGATAATGTGAAAATTCTCAAACATGCACAACAGCAAAAAAAGAGTGACAGTTTGCCCTGACATGACTTTTGAAACACTCATAAAGGTTGAAAGAATTAGCGTAGCTCATTCATGAGTTTTATACGTGAAGATGCTGATGCATGTGTGGTCTGGCTCGAGGAGAAGATTTCTATCAGCTCATATATCACAGATTCATCTGAGCACTGAGAGATTGATTGCTTCACTCGTCTTGTATTTCACTCTTGACTCCAGAGTTTCAGTCTGAAGACATCCTGGTACTTCTGTCTGCGAGCAATGCAGAGCGCTGCTGTACGACTCAAATCCCACGATCACTGACTCGTACACATGAAGGGCAAGATCACACAAGCAGAAGTGCCTCTTATTAAGTGTGTAAAGACATACTGGAAATGCAGAAGCATCCACAAATCACAGGGAACCGGCTTTTGATATGTACGAAACCAGTTTATTTGATATAATATCAATCCACAGctctatatacaaaataaaaatgcatttctatAGCTCAATGGGAATGTTTTCAATCAGGGTTGGGTTGGTCAATATCATCCAAAATATTTTCCAGTGGCTTCTCTTGATTGCATTCAGCAAATTTtggaatttaaaaacataaaaagtaataaaaataataatacactgtATGCATTGTCTGTGTAAGGGCTCCGATCGTCTTTTATAAAGAATCGTGAGTTTAAGCGTCAAATCATTATGTGTCATTCATGTAGAGCCGAACCACAACAaaccatttaaacagaaacagaacAGTCCATCAGCTAAAAATCATATTGCATTTATCAACAAAATTCAAGTAAAACAGGACATAGTGACCTAGAatgagctgtaaaaaaaaatcctcattaTTTTGACCTGAGATGTGCACATCTAAATTAATATTCAACCCAACTACTCGATGAATATTCAAATTACATG harbors:
- the cldn8.1 gene encoding claudin-8; the protein is MANSALEIVGMCVSLIGLIGVAASTGMPMWRVTAFIGENIIVMETRYEGLWMNCFRQANIRMQCKVYDSLLALSPDLQAARGLMCCSVALTGLGLLISIAGMRCTACIQGNDRAKRMVLIIAGCMILAGCFCCLIPVSWTGHAIIQDFYNPLLIDAQRRELGEALYIGWVSSAFLFAGGCIFTCCNGPLDKGPDRRYMYNRNAPYVPYQPQPVAYHPQPRSVYSHPSGPPSFIEQSYQPSRQQSFIQPSRQQSFIQPSRHPSARSAVAYL
- the LOC127972976 gene encoding claudin-8-like, with the protein product MSYAGSYLAKSYADKAYADKAYGDTVYTGYPDEKSAKEMYDEQVKHEKRKRRESMCCEVVALVIGFVGLIGVASVTGLPMWKVTAFIQENIIVMETRWEGLWMNCYRQANIRMQCKVYDSLLFLPADLQAARGLMCASVALSTFACIVSAVGMRCTRLVDSRPKTKHIVLVSGGCLFLAGCLTTIIPVSWTAHVIIQDFYNPLLIDAQRRELGEALYIGWVTSALLFSAGVILLCRHAPRTQDKMDMASVMYRAGSAPYNYSYRPGYGYQPAYGYQPGYNYQPAYSPVPTVYNPPRY
- the LOC127972981 gene encoding claudin-8-like: MRAKLEILALVLGTIGLVGTIAVTAMPMWKVTAYIGSNLIVMETLWEGLWMACIRQADINMQCKVYDSLLILPADIQAARGLMCASITLAVLAVLVSVCGMRGTDCCHDDSRGKNVILLVGGCLFVVSSLATLLPVSWSTNTIVRDFYNPLVLEAQKREIGQALYVGFATFLLLLIAGVILLCRYGPRHRKDEEEKKPYFTVEEDKAGMRMMGRTPSSDTYRQSQYV